GACCCCTGCCGCCCGCGCACCCACACGCACCAGAGGCGTGAGCATCAGGGTCGCGAGTAGCGCGCTCAGGAAAGCAGGGATCAATCTCACGAACGGCAGCTCACTGCCAGCGCCGGGGGTCGAGCCATGCCAGATCGGCTAGCCGTTCGTGATCATGACGAAGGACTAGTCGGAGAAGCGGTACTTGAGAAGCGCCCAGATCGCATCCAGCCCGTCAACCCAAGAGATCTTCTTCCCCTCCTCCGCTGTCCGCGGTCGATAGGAGATCGGCACCTCGTGGATCCGGTGACCCGCTTTGAGCAGCTTCGCCGTGATTTCCGGCTCGAAATCGAAATGCACCGAACGCAGCCGGATCCCCGCCAGGGCTTCACGCCGGAATACCTTGTAGGCCGTCTCCATGTCCGTGAGGCTGGAGCGGTACAACAGATTGGTCAGCCAGGTGAGAAACCGGTTGGCCACCGCTCGCCGCCTGGGCACGCTCGCATTCTTGGCCGCGAAGCGCGAGCCGTAGACGATCAGTGCCGAACCGGACGCGATGGGAGCAAGCAGACGGGCGTACTCGG
This genomic interval from Gemmatimonadota bacterium contains the following:
- a CDS encoding glycosyltransferase family 2 protein, giving the protein MKLSIIVPVYNEETTIAEVLDRVIATEIPLFEKEVIVADDGSTDGTAGIVDEYRKSYGNVMRVYTSDINLGKGAAVRLGLHHASGEVMLIQDADLELDPAEYARLLAPIASGSALIVYGSRFAAKNASVPRRRAVANRFLTWLTNLLYRSSLTDMETAYKVFRREALAGIRLRSVHFDFEPEITAKLLKAGHRIHEVPISYRPRTAEEGKKISWVDGLDAIWALLKYRFSD